Proteins from a single region of Theobroma cacao cultivar B97-61/B2 chromosome 10, Criollo_cocoa_genome_V2, whole genome shotgun sequence:
- the LOC18586242 gene encoding metal tolerance protein 11 isoform X1, producing the protein MGEPEARESDEELCLLSHQSNGDRSWRLNFDGFQLSPEHKDKKPPRSLHDCLGVSGPEDNVAEYYQQQVEMLEGFNEMDALAERGFIPGMSKEEREKLARSETLAIRISNIANMVLFAAKVYASVRSGSLAIIASTLDSLLDLLSGFILWFTAFSMSTPNPYQYPIGKKRMQPLGILVFASVMATLGLQIILESVQTMISDEDEFNLTKEQERWVVVIMLGVTVVKLLLVFYCRTFTNEIVKAYAQDHFFDVITNIIGLVAALLANYIDDWIDPVGAIILALYTIRTWSMTVLENVNSLVGRSAAPEYLQKLTYLCWNHHKAIRHIDTVRAYTFGSHYFVEVDIVLPANMPLQEAHDIGESLQEKLELLPEIERAFVHLDYEYTHKPEHAQAHAL; encoded by the exons ATGGGAGAGCCGGAGGCGCGTGAGAGCGACGAAGAGCTGTGCCTGTTGTCACATCAGAGCAATGGTGACCGGTCATGGCGGCTGAACTTCGATGGTTTCCAGTTATCTCCTGAACACAAAGACAAAAAGCCTCCTCGGAGCCTCCATGATTGCCTTGGGGTTTCGG GTCCAGAAGATAACGTGGCTGAATACTATCAGCAGCAGGTAGAAATGCTTGAGGGTTTCAATGAAATGGATGCCTTGGCTGAGCGTGGCTTTATTCCTGGAATGTCAAAG GAAGAGCGGGAAAAGTTGGCTAGGAGTGAGACATTAGCCATTAGAATTTCCAATATTGCAAACATGGTTCTTTTTGCTGCGAAAGTTTATGCTTCAGTCCGAAGTGGCTCATTAGCTATAATTGCATCCACATTAGACTCTCTCCTTGATCTTCTTTCTGGCTTCATCCTCTGGTTTACTGCATTTTCCATGTCAACACCAAACCCATATCAGTACCCaattggaaagaaaagaatgcAGCCACTG GGTATCCTTGTTTTTGCCTCTGTCATGGCAACTCTTGGACTGCAGATAATCCTGGAGTCAGTGCAAACAATGATATCGGAT GAGGATGAATTCAACCTGACGAAAGAGCAAGAGAGATGGGTTGTTGTCATTATGCTTGGAGTGACCGTGGTAAAGCTTCTCCTGGTGTTTTATTGCCGTACATTTACGAATGAAATTGTCAAAGCTTATGCCCAGGATCACTTCTTTGATGTTATAACAAACATCATTGGCCTTGTTGCTGCGCTTCTTGCTAATTACATTGATGATTGGATAGACCCTGTTGGAGCTATCATT CTGGCTTTGTACACTATACGCACATGGTCAATGACAGTGTTGGAGAATGTGAACTCATTAGTCGGAAGATCAGCTGCCCCTGAGTATCTTCAGAAACTGACCTATCTCTGTTGGAACCACCACAAGGCCATAAGACATATCGACACAGTCCGAGCTTACACCTTCGGGTCCCACTACTTTGTGGAGGTTGACATTGTTCTCCCAGCAAACATGCCCTTGCAGGAAGCTCATGATATTGGAGAATCCTTGCAAGAAAAGCTCGAGCTACTGCCTGAGATTGAGCGTGCCTTTGTTCATCTCGATTATGAATACACTCACAAACCTGAACACGCACAGGCACATGCTTTGTAG
- the LOC18586242 gene encoding metal tolerance protein 11 isoform X2: MLFGGPEDNVAEYYQQQVEMLEGFNEMDALAERGFIPGMSKEEREKLARSETLAIRISNIANMVLFAAKVYASVRSGSLAIIASTLDSLLDLLSGFILWFTAFSMSTPNPYQYPIGKKRMQPLGILVFASVMATLGLQIILESVQTMISDEDEFNLTKEQERWVVVIMLGVTVVKLLLVFYCRTFTNEIVKAYAQDHFFDVITNIIGLVAALLANYIDDWIDPVGAIILALYTIRTWSMTVLENVNSLVGRSAAPEYLQKLTYLCWNHHKAIRHIDTVRAYTFGSHYFVEVDIVLPANMPLQEAHDIGESLQEKLELLPEIERAFVHLDYEYTHKPEHAQAHAL, translated from the exons ATGCTCTTTGGTG GTCCAGAAGATAACGTGGCTGAATACTATCAGCAGCAGGTAGAAATGCTTGAGGGTTTCAATGAAATGGATGCCTTGGCTGAGCGTGGCTTTATTCCTGGAATGTCAAAG GAAGAGCGGGAAAAGTTGGCTAGGAGTGAGACATTAGCCATTAGAATTTCCAATATTGCAAACATGGTTCTTTTTGCTGCGAAAGTTTATGCTTCAGTCCGAAGTGGCTCATTAGCTATAATTGCATCCACATTAGACTCTCTCCTTGATCTTCTTTCTGGCTTCATCCTCTGGTTTACTGCATTTTCCATGTCAACACCAAACCCATATCAGTACCCaattggaaagaaaagaatgcAGCCACTG GGTATCCTTGTTTTTGCCTCTGTCATGGCAACTCTTGGACTGCAGATAATCCTGGAGTCAGTGCAAACAATGATATCGGAT GAGGATGAATTCAACCTGACGAAAGAGCAAGAGAGATGGGTTGTTGTCATTATGCTTGGAGTGACCGTGGTAAAGCTTCTCCTGGTGTTTTATTGCCGTACATTTACGAATGAAATTGTCAAAGCTTATGCCCAGGATCACTTCTTTGATGTTATAACAAACATCATTGGCCTTGTTGCTGCGCTTCTTGCTAATTACATTGATGATTGGATAGACCCTGTTGGAGCTATCATT CTGGCTTTGTACACTATACGCACATGGTCAATGACAGTGTTGGAGAATGTGAACTCATTAGTCGGAAGATCAGCTGCCCCTGAGTATCTTCAGAAACTGACCTATCTCTGTTGGAACCACCACAAGGCCATAAGACATATCGACACAGTCCGAGCTTACACCTTCGGGTCCCACTACTTTGTGGAGGTTGACATTGTTCTCCCAGCAAACATGCCCTTGCAGGAAGCTCATGATATTGGAGAATCCTTGCAAGAAAAGCTCGAGCTACTGCCTGAGATTGAGCGTGCCTTTGTTCATCTCGATTATGAATACACTCACAAACCTGAACACGCACAGGCACATGCTTTGTAG
- the LOC18586242 gene encoding metal tolerance protein 11 isoform X3: protein MLEGFNEMDALAERGFIPGMSKEEREKLARSETLAIRISNIANMVLFAAKVYASVRSGSLAIIASTLDSLLDLLSGFILWFTAFSMSTPNPYQYPIGKKRMQPLGILVFASVMATLGLQIILESVQTMISDEDEFNLTKEQERWVVVIMLGVTVVKLLLVFYCRTFTNEIVKAYAQDHFFDVITNIIGLVAALLANYIDDWIDPVGAIILALYTIRTWSMTVLENVNSLVGRSAAPEYLQKLTYLCWNHHKAIRHIDTVRAYTFGSHYFVEVDIVLPANMPLQEAHDIGESLQEKLELLPEIERAFVHLDYEYTHKPEHAQAHAL, encoded by the exons ATGCTTGAGGGTTTCAATGAAATGGATGCCTTGGCTGAGCGTGGCTTTATTCCTGGAATGTCAAAG GAAGAGCGGGAAAAGTTGGCTAGGAGTGAGACATTAGCCATTAGAATTTCCAATATTGCAAACATGGTTCTTTTTGCTGCGAAAGTTTATGCTTCAGTCCGAAGTGGCTCATTAGCTATAATTGCATCCACATTAGACTCTCTCCTTGATCTTCTTTCTGGCTTCATCCTCTGGTTTACTGCATTTTCCATGTCAACACCAAACCCATATCAGTACCCaattggaaagaaaagaatgcAGCCACTG GGTATCCTTGTTTTTGCCTCTGTCATGGCAACTCTTGGACTGCAGATAATCCTGGAGTCAGTGCAAACAATGATATCGGAT GAGGATGAATTCAACCTGACGAAAGAGCAAGAGAGATGGGTTGTTGTCATTATGCTTGGAGTGACCGTGGTAAAGCTTCTCCTGGTGTTTTATTGCCGTACATTTACGAATGAAATTGTCAAAGCTTATGCCCAGGATCACTTCTTTGATGTTATAACAAACATCATTGGCCTTGTTGCTGCGCTTCTTGCTAATTACATTGATGATTGGATAGACCCTGTTGGAGCTATCATT CTGGCTTTGTACACTATACGCACATGGTCAATGACAGTGTTGGAGAATGTGAACTCATTAGTCGGAAGATCAGCTGCCCCTGAGTATCTTCAGAAACTGACCTATCTCTGTTGGAACCACCACAAGGCCATAAGACATATCGACACAGTCCGAGCTTACACCTTCGGGTCCCACTACTTTGTGGAGGTTGACATTGTTCTCCCAGCAAACATGCCCTTGCAGGAAGCTCATGATATTGGAGAATCCTTGCAAGAAAAGCTCGAGCTACTGCCTGAGATTGAGCGTGCCTTTGTTCATCTCGATTATGAATACACTCACAAACCTGAACACGCACAGGCACATGCTTTGTAG